A single genomic interval of Polynucleobacter necessarius harbors:
- a CDS encoding DNA-3-methyladenine glycosylase I: protein MKTIIRCPWCEGFDLYRQYHDTEWGVPLHDSKRLFELLILEGAQAGLSWSTVLKKRDTYREAFHYCDPNKIANYNDQKVAELLANPGIIHNRLKVAATINNAKAYLALEKSGQPFNQFLWSFVQYKPIQNQRRSLSEVPASSPESDAMSQALLKAGFKFVGTTICYAFMQASGMINDHLIACHRYSALNK from the coding sequence ATGAAAACAATTATTCGCTGTCCATGGTGCGAAGGATTTGATTTATATCGCCAGTATCACGATACCGAATGGGGTGTTCCACTTCATGACAGTAAGCGATTATTTGAATTGCTTATATTAGAGGGTGCTCAGGCCGGGCTTTCTTGGTCAACCGTTTTAAAGAAGCGCGACACTTATCGAGAGGCATTCCACTATTGCGATCCAAATAAAATAGCCAATTACAACGATCAAAAAGTGGCTGAGTTATTGGCAAATCCCGGAATTATTCACAATCGTCTAAAAGTGGCCGCGACAATTAACAATGCAAAGGCTTATTTAGCGTTGGAGAAAAGTGGCCAGCCGTTTAATCAATTTCTTTGGTCGTTTGTGCAGTATAAACCCATTCAGAACCAACGCCGCTCATTAAGCGAAGTTCCAGCTAGTTCGCCAGAATCTGACGCGATGAGCCAGGCATTGCTAAAGGCTGGATTTAAATTTGTTGGAACAACCATTTGTTATGCGTTTATGCAAGCTAGTGGAATGATTAACGATCATCTCATCGCTTGCCATCGATACTCCGCTTTAAATAAGTAA
- a CDS encoding response regulator: protein MASILVVDDEMGIRELLNEILTDEGHTVYAAESAVQARTIREQMRPDLVLLDIWMPEIDGITLLKEWSNTGQLTMPVVMMSGHATIDTAVEASRIGALNFLEKPIALQKLLKTVSKALESSPKHVEPEQERAVQLTNTVAAPKQAVVEATAAPAEGEFISGIAKTYFDLPLREARDRFEKAYFEHQMQIMGGSMTKISEYTGLERTHLYRKLKALGIDTSRNKGES, encoded by the coding sequence ATGGCTAGTATTTTGGTTGTTGACGACGAGATGGGTATTCGTGAGCTTCTCAATGAGATTCTTACGGACGAAGGCCATACTGTTTACGCTGCAGAAAGCGCTGTGCAAGCGCGCACTATCCGTGAGCAAATGCGCCCGGATTTAGTTTTGCTAGATATTTGGATGCCCGAGATTGACGGCATTACCCTATTAAAAGAATGGTCCAATACAGGCCAACTCACAATGCCAGTGGTGATGATGTCTGGACACGCAACGATTGATACCGCCGTTGAGGCCAGTCGTATTGGCGCTCTAAACTTTTTAGAAAAGCCGATCGCCCTACAAAAGCTTTTGAAGACCGTTAGTAAAGCATTAGAAAGCTCTCCTAAACATGTGGAGCCAGAGCAAGAGCGGGCCGTGCAATTAACAAATACAGTTGCAGCACCAAAACAGGCTGTTGTTGAAGCAACCGCTGCACCTGCCGAAGGTGAGTTCATTAGTGGAATCGCAAAAACCTATTTCGATCTGCCATTAAGAGAGGCGAGAGATCGGTTTGAAAAGGCGTACTTTGAGCATCAAATGCAAATCATGGGTGGAAGCATGACCAAGATTTCAGAGTACACAGGCTTAGAGCGTACTCATTTGTACCGCAAGCTCAAAGCCTTGGGAATTGACACCTCGCGCAACAAAGGTGAAAGTTAA
- a CDS encoding sensor histidine kinase, giving the protein MTSMANLLDSGFFTSKVWRKKLIPITIGLIGAFALLLLALLAIASSNTEFFDNYFIWLYAANVVIGVCLTLVILTLVIVIAVRWYRGHFGTRLIAKLAMIFALVGIVPGLILYGVSLQFVSRSIETWFDVQVESALNSGLELGRVTLRVAQEEILGEGNFIAEQIVQIPAGTTSDQVGAAIMKIRNQFGIQEVSLFNMQRNLIVTSELSPKKYFPAPSADVVTEAFKKKGITFLDQIELDGGQRGYRIRALVPIVRKKSINNKAYPGKDGEDKYFLQLVRYMPTPLAKNIFAVETAYSEYQEKSLGRTGLRKMFVGTLTLTLFFAVFVAITLALMLGRQLARPLLMLLKGTQAVAQGDLSPKPELDTGDELGMLTRQFNVMTRQLADTRTSLQESKAFLERVLGSLTAGVCIFDKNYNIVSSNAGADRIFCQDLTQLDGKPLSSSPALQEFEEAIKEGFVTMKLAVLGDGEVEQKPAQSGAPVWQKQIQIHSTNEFENELGVTLFVRGTELTGELRMVVFDDITDVVSAQRSIAWSEVARRLAHEIKNPLTPIQLSAERLQHKLAGKLSPEQEEMMNRSTETIIGQVQAMKEMVNDFRDFAKTPTPQLKPVSINTLTSEILGLYEGSPLKTQLDPRCPAILGDHTQLRQVIHNLLQNAQDATLEGSNPSNPVEVKTELVPYGEQNGKVQNAVRLTISDSGVGFPAKILARAFEPYVTTKSKGTGLGLAVVKKIVDDHSAKIEIRNRMQGEEVIGAQVSILFMNLAKEAA; this is encoded by the coding sequence ATGACATCCATGGCCAATCTGCTGGATTCAGGCTTTTTTACATCTAAGGTCTGGAGAAAAAAATTAATCCCAATCACGATTGGATTGATCGGTGCATTTGCTTTATTGCTTTTGGCTTTATTGGCAATCGCTTCATCTAATACCGAGTTTTTTGATAACTATTTCATTTGGCTGTATGCAGCCAACGTAGTGATTGGCGTTTGTCTGACCTTAGTTATTTTGACTTTAGTAATAGTGATCGCGGTGCGTTGGTATCGAGGTCATTTTGGAACGCGCTTGATAGCCAAGTTGGCGATGATTTTCGCCTTGGTCGGCATCGTTCCGGGCTTAATTTTGTATGGTGTTTCTTTGCAATTCGTATCGCGCAGTATTGAAACTTGGTTTGATGTGCAGGTGGAATCAGCGCTAAATTCTGGTTTGGAGTTGGGGCGAGTAACTTTGCGTGTTGCTCAAGAAGAAATTTTGGGCGAAGGTAATTTTATTGCCGAACAGATTGTCCAGATTCCTGCTGGGACCACGTCTGATCAAGTGGGTGCGGCGATTATGAAGATTCGTAATCAATTTGGCATCCAAGAGGTGAGTCTCTTTAATATGCAGCGTAACTTGATAGTCACAAGTGAGTTAAGTCCAAAAAAATACTTTCCCGCGCCTAGCGCCGACGTGGTTACCGAAGCATTTAAAAAAAAAGGTATTACCTTTTTAGATCAGATTGAGCTAGATGGCGGTCAGCGTGGTTATCGTATTAGAGCGCTTGTTCCGATTGTTCGTAAAAAATCCATTAACAACAAAGCATACCCTGGAAAAGATGGAGAGGATAAATATTTTTTACAGCTAGTACGCTACATGCCGACTCCATTAGCAAAGAATATTTTTGCGGTTGAGACTGCTTATAGTGAGTATCAAGAAAAATCACTTGGACGCACAGGCTTGCGCAAGATGTTTGTAGGAACCTTGACGCTTACTTTGTTTTTTGCGGTATTTGTGGCAATTACCTTGGCGTTGATGTTGGGCAGACAACTTGCCCGCCCTCTGTTGATGCTCTTAAAGGGCACGCAAGCAGTGGCACAGGGTGACTTGTCGCCTAAGCCGGAGTTGGATACTGGTGATGAGCTTGGAATGCTGACGCGCCAATTTAATGTCATGACAAGGCAGTTGGCCGATACCCGCACTTCTTTACAAGAGTCCAAAGCGTTTTTGGAGCGCGTACTAGGAAGTCTTACTGCAGGCGTATGTATTTTTGATAAAAATTACAACATTGTTTCTAGTAATGCGGGCGCAGACAGAATTTTTTGTCAAGATCTTACGCAGCTCGATGGAAAGCCGCTGAGTAGCAGCCCCGCTTTACAGGAGTTTGAGGAGGCCATTAAAGAGGGCTTTGTCACGATGAAGTTGGCAGTTCTTGGTGATGGTGAAGTGGAACAAAAACCCGCACAGTCTGGTGCGCCGGTGTGGCAAAAACAAATCCAGATACATAGTACGAATGAGTTTGAAAATGAATTGGGCGTCACCTTATTTGTTCGTGGCACAGAGCTCACTGGTGAATTGCGCATGGTTGTCTTTGATGACATTACCGACGTGGTGAGCGCGCAAAGATCTATTGCTTGGAGTGAGGTTGCTAGACGCCTTGCCCATGAAATTAAAAATCCATTAACACCAATTCAACTCTCAGCCGAAAGGCTGCAGCATAAGCTTGCTGGCAAGTTGAGTCCCGAGCAAGAAGAGATGATGAATCGCAGCACTGAAACCATTATTGGCCAGGTGCAAGCTATGAAAGAAATGGTGAATGATTTTAGGGATTTTGCAAAGACACCAACACCCCAGCTAAAGCCGGTCTCTATCAATACGCTTACTTCTGAAATTTTGGGGCTTTATGAAGGAAGCCCGTTGAAAACACAATTGGATCCGCGTTGTCCAGCTATTTTGGGCGACCATACGCAATTGAGGCAGGTGATTCATAACCTATTGCAGAACGCTCAAGATGCTACGCTTGAGGGCTCTAATCCAAGCAATCCTGTTGAGGTAAAAACAGAATTAGTGCCTTATGGTGAGCAAAATGGCAAGGTTCAAAATGCGGTGCGACTAACAATAAGTGATAGCGGCGTTGGATTTCCAGCTAAGATACTGGCAAGAGCATTTGAGCCATATGTAACAACAAAGAGCAAGGGTACGGGATTGGGTTTGGCGGTAGTGAAGAAAATCGTTGATGATCACTCTGCGAAAATAGAAATTCGGAACCGTATGCAGGGCGAAGAAGTAATTGGTGCGCAAGTGTCAATATTGTTTATGAATCTAGCAAAAGAGGCAGCCTAA
- a CDS encoding DUF4390 domain-containing protein: MSRSIKQFLFLFLMVLGIFSTTVSAEGIKIKSFELERVDNDLLLNAAFQIELSPGLEDAVQKGVVLYFQTEFDLTRSRWYWFDEKPALVQRQTRLSYQPLTQQYRIASERFTFSAKSMTEALQAVGSIGGWRVMENFQLDPGKSYTASVRMTLDLSKLPKPFQVNALNNRDWNVSSDWYRFPFSPNGLNLIKR; this comes from the coding sequence ATGAGCCGAAGCATTAAACAATTTCTTTTTTTGTTCTTGATGGTGTTGGGAATATTCTCGACTACTGTTAGCGCAGAAGGAATAAAAATTAAATCCTTTGAGTTGGAGAGGGTGGATAACGATTTGCTTTTAAATGCCGCGTTTCAAATTGAGTTATCTCCCGGCCTGGAAGATGCGGTGCAAAAAGGTGTTGTTCTCTATTTCCAGACTGAGTTTGATTTAACACGCTCACGCTGGTATTGGTTTGATGAAAAGCCCGCGCTTGTACAAAGACAAACACGCTTGTCCTATCAACCGCTGACGCAGCAGTATCGTATTGCTTCCGAAAGATTTACTTTTTCCGCTAAATCTATGACGGAAGCGTTGCAGGCGGTCGGCAGTATTGGTGGCTGGCGAGTTATGGAAAATTTCCAGCTAGACCCCGGTAAATCATATACGGCGAGTGTGCGCATGACCCTCGACCTGAGTAAGTTGCCAAAACCGTTCCAGGTAAACGCCCTTAATAATCGCGACTGGAATGTATCAAGTGATTGGTATCGTTTTCCATTCTCACCTAATGGCCTCAATCTAATTAAGCGATGA
- the rsmB gene encoding 16S rRNA (cytosine(967)-C(5))-methyltransferase RsmB — MTDQKTPCSPPLSEAITIAAQAISEVMSGRSLTEVLDQLDAHERPIVQSLSFDALRKWVRSHELITQFIPKTPPPEVDHLLSVAIALFLQDATDSKGYPAHTTVDQAVKACGEYDKTMYAKGLVNAVLRKVSLLAQPLEGEKRYPPDPIPMYVPAWWRANLKRNHSKRWQSILFQQAKRAPLILRVNQKQYPREQYQSLLADVGISSKPIKEIAGVSLPCAIWLSEAVPVSDLPGFYSGAVSVQDAGAQLAAVLLSPQNGELVLDACAAPGGKTAHLLEMADCSMRALELDGERIGKISGNLDRLRLHSDRVRVLRGDASKAAWWDGVPFDKILLDAPCSASGIVSRHPDIPFLRREADVIALQERQRAILDQAWKMLKPGGELLYVTCSIFNEEGEDQAIWFAGEHPDAVRLDAPGQVLPSELNDGFYYALFKKNGP; from the coding sequence TTGACTGATCAAAAAACACCATGCAGTCCCCCACTTTCTGAAGCAATCACGATTGCCGCGCAAGCGATCAGTGAGGTCATGAGCGGCAGATCGCTTACAGAGGTTTTAGATCAACTGGATGCTCATGAGCGTCCGATTGTGCAGAGCTTAAGCTTTGATGCATTACGAAAATGGGTTCGCTCCCATGAGTTAATCACGCAATTTATTCCGAAGACTCCACCGCCTGAGGTCGATCATCTGCTCAGCGTTGCGATAGCCTTATTTTTACAAGACGCCACGGATAGCAAGGGGTATCCAGCCCACACCACTGTTGATCAGGCTGTAAAGGCGTGTGGTGAATATGACAAGACGATGTATGCCAAGGGTTTGGTCAATGCGGTTTTGCGCAAGGTGAGCCTCTTGGCGCAGCCGCTAGAAGGCGAGAAGCGTTATCCACCTGATCCGATTCCAATGTACGTGCCTGCTTGGTGGCGCGCAAATCTAAAGCGTAACCATTCCAAGCGGTGGCAATCGATATTGTTTCAACAGGCTAAGCGCGCGCCATTAATTTTGCGTGTAAATCAAAAGCAATACCCACGTGAGCAATATCAATCTTTATTGGCGGATGTGGGCATTTCATCAAAGCCCATCAAAGAAATTGCTGGGGTTTCTTTGCCGTGCGCAATTTGGTTGTCAGAGGCCGTGCCGGTCTCTGATCTGCCGGGTTTTTACAGTGGCGCTGTATCTGTACAAGACGCAGGCGCGCAATTGGCCGCAGTCTTATTAAGCCCTCAAAATGGAGAGTTGGTATTGGATGCTTGCGCTGCCCCGGGTGGCAAAACAGCGCATCTCTTGGAAATGGCCGATTGCTCAATGCGAGCCCTTGAGTTGGACGGGGAACGCATTGGGAAAATTAGCGGTAATTTAGATCGTCTTCGTTTGCACTCTGATCGGGTGCGCGTATTGCGTGGCGATGCATCGAAAGCCGCATGGTGGGATGGCGTCCCTTTCGACAAAATATTGCTTGATGCCCCTTGTTCGGCTTCAGGCATAGTATCTCGACATCCAGACATTCCATTTTTGAGAAGAGAGGCGGATGTTATAGCTCTGCAAGAACGACAACGCGCCATACTGGATCAGGCGTGGAAGATGCTGAAGCCAGGGGGTGAGCTTTTGTATGTCACTTGCTCAATATTTAACGAAGAGGGTGAAGATCAAGCCATTTGGTTTGCTGGAGAGCACCCCGATGCGGTACGATTAGACGCTCCCGGGCAGGTTTTGCCCAGCGAATTAAATGATGGTTTTTACTATGCCTTGTTTAAGAAAAATGGGCCATGA
- the htpX gene encoding zinc metalloprotease HtpX — MFNFAKTAVLMAAITALFIVVGGMLGGEQGMLMALLMAVGMNFFSYWFSDTMVLKMTNAQQVDERSAPQFYGLVKELSEKAGLPMPKVFLINEDAPNAFATGRNPDNASVAATTGSLKILSNRELRGVMAHELAHVRHRDILISTVAATMAGAISALANFAMFFGGRDSEGRPHNPIASLIVGILAPIAASLIQMSISRAREFEADRGGAEISSDPEALAHALEKIHNYAQGIPFQAVEQHPETAQMMILNPLSAGGLAQLFSTHPPTEERVARLMSMAKNGTYPGAN; from the coding sequence ATGTTTAATTTTGCAAAAACTGCTGTTTTGATGGCAGCAATTACTGCGCTATTTATTGTGGTTGGTGGCATGCTGGGCGGCGAGCAAGGAATGTTGATGGCTTTGCTGATGGCTGTCGGCATGAACTTCTTTAGCTATTGGTTTTCTGACACCATGGTGCTCAAGATGACGAATGCGCAGCAGGTTGACGAAAGATCTGCGCCCCAGTTTTATGGTTTGGTGAAAGAGCTGTCTGAGAAGGCGGGCTTGCCAATGCCCAAAGTATTTTTAATTAATGAAGATGCGCCCAACGCCTTTGCCACGGGCCGCAATCCAGACAATGCTTCAGTTGCCGCAACCACTGGAAGTCTAAAAATTCTCTCTAATCGTGAGCTACGTGGCGTTATGGCACATGAGCTTGCCCATGTGCGCCATCGAGACATTTTGATTTCAACGGTCGCCGCAACAATGGCAGGCGCCATTTCTGCATTGGCAAATTTCGCCATGTTTTTTGGTGGACGCGATTCTGAAGGTCGCCCTCATAATCCAATAGCCAGTTTGATAGTGGGCATCTTGGCTCCGATAGCGGCAAGTTTGATTCAGATGAGTATTTCGCGTGCAAGAGAGTTCGAGGCTGATCGCGGCGGCGCTGAGATTAGCTCGGACCCCGAGGCGCTTGCGCATGCTTTAGAAAAAATTCATAACTACGCGCAAGGCATCCCCTTTCAGGCTGTTGAACAGCATCCTGAAACTGCGCAGATGATGATTCTGAATCCCCTCAGTGCTGGCGGACTTGCGCAACTTTTTTCCACCCATCCGCCTACTGAAGAGCGGGTAGCACGCTTAATGAGTATGGCTAAAAACGGGACATATCCCGGAGCAAATTAA